One region of Agrobacterium tumefaciens genomic DNA includes:
- the plsX gene encoding phosphate acyltransferase PlsX — MIRIAIDVMGGDFGPDVAIPGAAKALERHNDVTFLLYGQKSKCDPILAQYPALREKSVFHDCEISVAMDEKPSQALRRGRYVSSMWRAIEAVKLGEADVVVSAGNTGALMAMAKFCLRTMARVERPAIAGIWPTLKGESIVLDVGATIGADSQQLLDFALMGGAMARALFDIDRPTVGLLNVGVEEVKGQEEVREAGRLIREADLGTIDYRGFVEGDDIGKGTVDVVVTEGFTGNIALKAAEGTARQITTLLREAISRSFFAKIGYILAKSAFDVLREKMDPRKVNGGVFLGLNGIVIKSHGGTDAIGFASAVDVGYDMVHNGLTAKIENDLKIYHARRLPPPAPEALVADEE, encoded by the coding sequence GTGATCAGAATAGCGATTGACGTCATGGGTGGCGATTTCGGCCCTGATGTTGCCATACCCGGTGCCGCCAAGGCGCTTGAACGGCACAACGATGTGACTTTTCTGCTCTACGGGCAGAAAAGCAAGTGCGACCCCATTCTGGCACAATATCCCGCACTTCGGGAAAAATCGGTCTTTCACGATTGTGAAATCTCGGTCGCCATGGACGAAAAGCCAAGTCAGGCGCTTCGTCGTGGCCGCTATGTCTCCAGCATGTGGCGCGCCATCGAGGCCGTGAAGCTCGGTGAAGCGGACGTCGTCGTATCCGCCGGCAATACCGGCGCGCTGATGGCCATGGCCAAATTCTGTTTGCGCACCATGGCGCGGGTGGAACGCCCGGCCATCGCCGGCATATGGCCGACGCTGAAAGGCGAAAGCATCGTGCTCGATGTTGGTGCCACGATTGGCGCCGATTCCCAGCAATTGCTCGATTTTGCCCTGATGGGCGGCGCCATGGCGCGTGCGCTTTTCGATATCGACCGTCCGACCGTCGGTTTGCTGAATGTCGGCGTCGAGGAGGTGAAGGGTCAGGAAGAGGTCCGTGAAGCCGGACGGCTGATCCGCGAGGCCGATCTAGGCACCATCGATTACCGCGGTTTCGTCGAGGGTGACGACATTGGCAAGGGCACGGTGGATGTGGTGGTGACCGAAGGTTTCACCGGCAACATTGCGCTCAAAGCCGCCGAAGGCACGGCGCGCCAGATCACCACGCTTCTGCGTGAGGCGATCTCCCGCAGCTTCTTTGCCAAGATCGGTTATATTCTCGCGAAAAGCGCTTTCGATGTGCTGCGAGAAAAAATGGACCCGCGCAAGGTCAATGGCGGCGTGTTTCTCGGCCTGAACGGCATTGTCATCAAAAGCCATGGCGGCACGGACGCCATCGGTTTTGCCTCCGCGGTCGATGTCGGCTACGACATGGTCCATAACGGTCTTACGGCAAAAATTGAAAACGATCTGAAGATTTACCACGCAAGACGGCTTCCGCCCCCGGCGCCCGAAGCTCTCGTGGCTGACGAGGAATAA